The Aedes aegypti strain LVP_AGWG chromosome 3, AaegL5.0 Primary Assembly, whole genome shotgun sequence genome contains a region encoding:
- the LOC5569937 gene encoding hexamerin-1.1, with amino-acid sequence MKLIIVAVAISLAALASGSYVPSVEKDIKYADKDFLMKQKFFFEILRNIHMPLQYEEYMMYTKMWVEDSTKYTNYDQVVEFFNMYKMDLFLGKGEIFTINNKYLLKQTYMLFSFLYNSLDWNTYYKNVIWARENINEGMFIYAITLTVMHRTDLQGLVLPAIYEIYPYYFFNTDIIRTATYRKMYDPKFGFYGNGKYNVVYSNFTMTYPYEVPFKDMYMKDGMMMDYYYEDIGLNSYYFYFMMDYPFFLGGDKFGLLKERSGEIYLYMHQQLLARYNLERFSNMMYPTKMLTWQFPLKTGYFSLLSYWNGIPFKYRDMNYMIKDEDFFKLDWIKDWEMRMRKMIDDGFFYMDDGTKVDLRKWENIDFLGKMMNCNMDNFFCQKFGFIEMLSKMLLSGTDFMTMKTWPSVLMHYETTLRDPMFYSLWERLMSFYYLFKSYLPYYTFDDLSFKGVVIKDVVIDKLMTYFEYFDSDISNVIPMTNVDKYWDFSVLGRTIRLNHKPFTYSLDVMSEFTGKGVIRVFLGPKFDKLMDLEYFRKFFVEIDHYMVDLVVGKNTFVRNSRDFYWSVKDRTMYTELYKKMMMSIAGKDKFILDMSEAHCGFPDRLILPKGWVSGMKMQFYFIITPYTMTEPKSNMVFDNTFMCGKYNFVDNLPMGFPFDREIDYTYWYTKNMLFKDVFIYHMDEMKMNKVY; translated from the exons ATGAAGCTTATCATAGTAGCTGTAGCCATCTCCCTGGCCGCCTTGGCCAGTGGATCATACGTCCCCAGCGTCGAAAAGGACATCAAGTATG cTGACAAGGACTTCCTTATGAAGCAAAAGTTCTTCTTCGAGATCCTCCGAAACATTCACATGCCGCTTCAGTACGAGGAATACATGATGTACACCAAGATGTGGGTGGAGGATTCGACCAAATACACG AACTACGACCAAGTTGTGGAATTCTTCAACATGTACAAAATGGATCTGTTCCTGGGCAAAGGAGAGATTTTCACTATCAACAACAAATACCTGCTGAAGCAAACCTACATGTTGTTCTCGTTCCTCTACAACTCTTTGGACTGGAACACATACTACAAGAACGTCATCTGGGCTCGTGAGAACATCAACGAAGGAATGTTCATCTATGCCATCACGCTGACCGTCATGCACCGCACCGACCTGCAGGGATTAGTTCTCCCAGCCATCTATGAAATCTACCCGTACTACTtcttcaataccgacatcatcCGTACCGCCACCTACCGTAAGATGTACGACCCCAAGTTTGGATTCTACGGCAACGGCAAGTACAATGTTGTGTACTCCAACTTCACTATGACCTATCCATATGAGGTGCCCTTCAAAGATATGTACATGAAGGACGGCATGATGATGGATTACTACTACGAAGATATCGGTTTGAACTCCTACTATTTCTACTTCATGATGGACTATCCATTCTTCCTGGGTGGCGACAAATTCGGTCTACTCAAGGAACGCAGTGGTGAAATCTATTTGTACATGCATCAACAGCTGCTGGCCAGATACAACCTGGAGCGATTCTCAAACATGATGTACCCAACCAAGATGCTCACCTGGCAGTTCCCATTGAAGACCGGATACTTCTCGCTGTTGAGCTACTGGAACGGAATCCCATTCAAGTACCGCGACATGAACTACATGATCAAGGACGAAGACTTCTTCAAGCTAGACTGGATTAAGGACTGGGAAATGAGAATGCGCAAGATGATTGATGATGGATTCTTCTACATGGACGATGGCACCAAAGTCGATCTGCGTAAATGGGAGAACATTGATTTCCTCGGTAAAATGATGAACTGCAACATGGATAACTTCTTCTGTCAGAAATTCGGATTCATCGAAATGTTGTCCAAGATGCTGCTCAGTGGAACTGATTTCATGACAATGAAGACTTGGCCATCGGTTCTGATGCACTACGAAACGACCCTGCGTGACCCAATGTTCTACAGTTTGTGGGAACGTCTGATGAGCTTCTATTATTTGTTCAAGAGCTACCTGCCTTACTACACTTTCGACGATCTCAGCTTCAAGGGTGTCGTCATCAAGGACGTTGTGATCGACAAACTGATGACATACTTTGAGTACTTCGATTCGGATATTTCCAACGTCATTCCCATGACCAACGTTGACAAATACTGGGACTTCAGCGTGCTGGGCCGAACAATACGCCTGAACCACAAGCCATTCACCTACAGTCTGGATGTGATGTCTGAGTTCACCGGCAAGGGTGTCATCCGCGTCTTCTTGGGACCGAAGTTCGACAAACTGATGGATCTGGAGTATTTTAGAAAGTTCTTCGTTGAAATCGACCACTATATGGTTGACTTGGTCGTCGGCAAGAATACCTTTGTTCGCAACTCACGTGACTTCTACTGGAGCGTCAAGGACCGCACTATGTACACCGAGCTGTACAAGAAGATGATGATGTCGATTGCCGGCAAGGACAAGTTCATCCTGGACATGTCGGAGGCTCACTGTGGATTCCCGGATCGCCTGATTCTGCCAAAGGGTTGGGTCAGCGGAATGAAAATGCAGTTCTACTTCATCATCACGCCGTACACCATGACCGAACCGAAGAGCAACATGGTCTTCGACAACACCTTCATGTGCGGAAAGTACAACTTCGTCGACAACCTACCGATGGGCTTCCCCTTCGATCGCGAGATTGACTACACCTACTGGTACACGAAGAACATGCTGTTCAAGGATGTGTTCATCTACCACATGGACGAGATGAAAATGAACAAGGTTTATTAG